GAAAGACTTAAGGGAGCACATAATCGAGTTTCATTCAGGCAACTCAATAATGAATTCGTTACTTCAGCTAGAGGCAAAAACTCCATGATAGACATGGGTGGGTGGTTCGGATCTTCAATGTTGAAATTAGATGATGGCAAAAGACTATTCTTGAGAGCAATTTTTTCCATTCCTTGACGGAATCGAATATCAGCATCGGTTAAATATCGAAGAGCAGAATTTTTTACAGCATCAGTAAACACTGGTATGAGGAGTACTCTAAAATCAACTCCAACTCGACCCATACTTTGTCCAAAGTACATAGCTTGTCCCAATAACGCGTCAATAGAggattgatgatattttatagGACGATTCAACTCATCTTTgactgttttaataaaaatggttaCTCTTCTTTGTATCCATGCTGAGAATAGTTGTCTATTAGAAGTATTATTTCTTAAGGGTGAACTGAGAATAGGATCGTCGTCAGTAAAAATAGCTCTATACTGTGTTACAATTTCGAACAAATGAACTCTAGTTAATTCCATCACTTTACTCAAATAGTCGTATGAATCGTCTGTTCTTGCTACAGTAGATATAATCCCATTGAGCCATGATTCTCTAGCCTGGAGAAAACGAACACGTAACTCAGATTCAGAATAAACATCCATCCTTCTAAGATATCCAACAACCCGCAGGCAAGCAGGAAGAGCAATCTGAATAAAAGAGTTTGTTTCAATAGTTTTAAagcgttaacataaaaaaagaaaaggaacagtattaaaattatagtacGTTCCAAAACTCAAAGGAAATATTGACCTGTGTTTTAAGTCGGGAAAGCAATTGGTTTAGCATCAAATGCGATGAGTCTTTAACAGACTTAACGATATCCGATATGATTGGAATAGAACCTAATTTCTTGTCTAATTTAAGGGCATAACGCTGTAGCTCCAAAGCTTCTTCATAGCTTCCATTGCGAACACATGTTTCGCACAATTGAGGTAATTCAAGAATTTCCAAAAGTCTAGTATGTTTTTCCAATACTAAGGAGGTTGCCTTTCTTTGATTTGACAGATGCTCAGCTTGCTTTTGAAACTTTTCACAAGCTTCTGAAAATTCGCTAATGTCCTTACTAACCTTCTGTAGGGccaaaatagaaagaaaaaaagatatgatgCATTCTTTacgagatggtttttttttagcataataGACCAAGATActggaaaatgaaatttagatcttatttttattcaacccTATTTATTAGTGTGGTCATAAATAACacgaaaatgaatataattgaattgagTTAAGTCTCATATCGAAAGAATGCAACACAAAAATGACCTCATTGGATTCAAGTATAGAGCTCAAGCAATTGTTAACAGCCTTAGATTGCTCAGATGCCTCAAtgaatgttttataatttccaaAAGCTAATTCAAGTGTTTCGTCCAAGAGAGATTCTTTTTCCAACTTCACTCGAATAGCTTCGTTCTTGACTCCCTCCCATCCTAAAGAGCCAAGACTATACAGATATTCTTCGTCCACTTCATTTCCAAACAATGCAAACTGTGCATTAGACATTCTCAAGTCAAAATCGAAGGGGATTAGATAATTAAACACGCACTTAAAACAAGCtgaagaaatcaaaatattatattcaattaaacttCATGGAATGACGTGagcaaaagaaaagaagagacgGACAACGGCGACATCTAGCTACTAGGACAAGGACTAGAGACATCATTCAGATAGTTACTGACTGCAgtacattcatttatttgtttgttaattttgCACTTTTATTAGAgcattttcacgtgacgtcGACATTCTTGATatcggccattttgggggcctaaacaacTAAGTTTTATAACTATGAAACCCCATTtatcattcatattaaggaaactATTAAACTATTTGATGCAAagtgggaccaacaaataatagGACAAAAACCTTAATGtctatcaatattttatctctatttatatataaaaaaaatgaattcgaaGTAGGTTTTTACTTAATGTAAtgcaatcttattttcatattttaaacatagaATATATAGAGAAATGAAATAGAAGGACTATATTCAATAGTTGACTCAGATCTGCTTTCTGTCTAGTAGTCATCGACTAGAAACACTAGTCAATTAATTAGCTGATAAAGAACAATTCAAAAACATAATTCACATAACTATTCAGTTTAGTTAGAAACTTATCAAATTCAAGATGAAGATTATACTCATAACATAAATACTAAGTTCGatagaataattaatcatttttatatacgaTTAATTAGATGAAAAGGGACTGTggcttaattttatttatcgaGGCTAAGACTAGaattgaatactatttttacGGTTTAATAAAGAGTTAATTTTCAGTCATTAAGGTATTATGCTTTCATTATGATACTTTTTGCTCCATTTTCATTTCGATCTCATAGATCATTATTACATAGAGGAAATCCCTTTCATTCAGTACATGATGTCTACTTTGGGATCACAAAGAtacattaaaatgtttatacTACTAAGTATTACGCCTTAACACAAAAggaatcttgaacaaaaatcaagaatatgagatatttcattattattttttatttttttctaaatcgtCGTGAATATAATTGCCATATTTCAATCGACTATGGTCTATTTATTCTAATTTCTAAGATTAGAGGAGATACCTAAGAATGCTAGCTATAGTATCTAGTTCAGTGGTTGCCAATCAGGGCTTGTCGAAGTATTTGTGATCCGCGTTGCATCGACAAGGGCTGCAggatagaatatataaataataaaacatttagttGAGATGCTacaggatattaaaaaaatcattaagggCTTTGCAGTAATGAAAAGGTGCTCGAACATAACATAGAAGAACAAAGcgttatatgttatatttatgttaaatttgaaaatatgggATCATTagtaaatatgaatgaaatttttgaaaaatttgtaaattgtcaaaattttcctggttttaaaatatattcataataattgtaCGTTCTACGTTTAGTATGTTCCGACATTTTGTCTTTCTGTTTGTCACTTATCCTTGCACTTTTTGTCGTAGTAGCGATGAAAAGGT
The sequence above is drawn from the Lepeophtheirus salmonis chromosome 5, UVic_Lsal_1.4, whole genome shotgun sequence genome and encodes:
- the Cog8 gene encoding conserved oligomeric Golgi complex subunit 8 — encoded protein: MSNAQFALFGNEVDEEYLYSLGSLGWEGVKNEAIRVKLEKESLLDETLELAFGNYKTFIEASEQSKAVNNCLSSILESNEKVSKDISEFSEACEKFQKQAEHLSNQRKATSLVLEKHTRLLEILELPQLCETCVRNGSYEEALELQRYALKLDKKLGSIPIISDIVKSVKDSSHLMLNQLLSRLKTQIALPACLRVVGYLRRMDVYSESELRVRFLQARESWLNGIISTVARTDDSYDYLSKVMELTRVHLFEIVTQYRAIFTDDDPILSSPLRNNTSNRQLFSAWIQRRVTIFIKTVKDELNRPIKYHQSSIDALLGQAMYFGQSMGRVGVDFRVLLIPVFTDAVKNSALRYLTDADIRFRQGMEKIALKNSLLPSSNFNIEDPNHPPMSIMEFLPLAEVTNSLLSCLNETRLCAPLSLSQDIGNHFENLIYSCTQVLGTYPTSRFSDTEWNAFKRLISVYSRDFIPFIIKSFNSVFPKEQIGKSIGIAPADVKELNRNTFIEPLRHLLPHEIISDLSVVINQESVANTKFAVDRVETLEDASKDEVLDAKP